CGTTCCCGAAAAGCTCAACAGCCTGTCCGTGCTTGTCATTGATAAATCCGCTGTTGTAGCGCCTAATACACTTGAGGTTGCAGGAGTATACAGCAAGGATACAGACCTTATGACAACGGTAACGGTGCTTGCGTGCGATAAGGACGAACCGACACTTGCAGAGCAGGCATTCCTGCTTAATGCGGCTCTGGGCGGAACCGATGTGGCAACGGTAAAAAGAAACGAACTTACAGCACAGTTCCCTTATAACGATGCCGACAGAATAGGCGGAAATATCTATAATATGGGCGGAACTCATCTTGTGTGCGTAAAGGGCGCTGTAGAAAAGGTGACAGGCCTTTGCAATATGAGCCCCGAAGAAATGTTCAGAATAACCGCTCGTGCGGCGGCTCTTGCAAAACGTGGACTTGAAGTGTGGACGGTTGCGTATTATATAATACCTGAGGGCGAAGAAATACCCAAGAGCCTTTACGCAGTGCAATATAATTATATGGGGCTTGTGTCTTTTATGAATGCGACAAGAGATATGATACCTCTTGCATTGCAGGGCTGCAAAAGAGCGGGAGTAAGGCTTGTGCTGACTTCCTCTGACAGCCCCGAAACAGCAAGCTCAATGGGCAAAAAAATAGGACTTTCAGACGCAGGAATGATTTCCGGAGATGAAATAGCAGAAAGCACTGTAACGGGAGAACCGCTTGATTATAAGAAGGCTGAGATATTCTGCCGTGTAAATGCGGCTCAGCGTGTGGATATTATAGAAAAGCTGAAGGAAGCGGGCGAAACAGTAGCAACTGTGGGTTACAGCGACAGCGATTACGACCTTGTCGCCCATGCAGATCTCGGCATAACATCGCTCGAAAATACGACAGGAAGCGTTTATGAGGCGAGCGGGCTTATCGTCCGTGACGATAATTTCTCATCGGTCGTTGAAATGATAAAAGAGGCAAGACAGCTTCACAGAAACATCAAGCGCTGTATATTTATTCTCCTGTCAACGCTTATAGCGTTTGCCTGCACTTCTCTTGCCGATATGATAACGGGATACGGTATAATTACCCCTATGCTTGCGGCTGTTCTTACAGCGGCAGTGATACCTCTTTGCTGTACCGGCTTCAGAAACGTAAAATCGGATATTAAGGGTAATATGACCCCGTCGGGCTTCATTTCGCAGGGAAAGCCGGATAAGAAATTCTTTATAAGAAGTGCTGTTTGCGGACTTATCTGCGGTGCAATATCCGCTCTGTTCCTCACTCTTGCAGGAGGGGTTATGTCTGCACAGCAGGTTTCATCGGTAATGCTTACACTTCTCACGGTTATGACAGGCGCAATGTGTCTTGTTGTCACAGACAAACGTACAGGAGCATTCAAAAACGGAGCAATACCGAAATATATGACGGTTACAGCAGCGGTTACATCGGTAACGTCTATACTGTTGCCGTATATTCCGTTTATAAACTCGCTGTTTGGCTTTGCGGTGCCGAATCCGCTTGCAAGCATAGCAGCAGTGCTTGCAGGAGTCACTCTTCCCGCAGGGCTTCAGATAAAGAAATACCTCAACAAATAAGAACATAAGTAAGGAGTAAATATGATCTCACATTTACTGAATATCGTTTACGGTATCGTATTCGGCGTGGCAAATGTTATACCGGGTGTAAGCGGCGGAACTATGATGGTGGTTTTCGGCGTGTATGACAAGGTGGTAGACGTGCTGACGTTGAAATTGTCGGCTATCAAAAAGAACATCAGATTCATCGTCTTTTTCGGAATCGGCGCCGTTATCGGTATACTCGGCTTTTCGTTTGTGATAACGTGGCTGTTTGATAACTTCCCTGTGGCAACGAATATGTTCTTTATGGGACTTATCATCGGCAGTATCCCGCTTATTTACAGGAATATGACCGTCGGCGGCAGAAAAATCACGCCGAAATGCCTTTTTGCATTTATTCCCGCACTTGCGCTGGTGGTAGGAATGACTTATATAAATAAGCTTCCCCAGAACGAGAGCTTCACTGTCAATGCTGTTCATAACGCCACTGACTGCACGGTGACTATCACAAACAACGGCTCTTATGATATTAAATCAAACTGGCAGTTAAAGGTCAACGGCAAGGTAGAAGGAGAACTTACCGGCTGTGTTGTAAAGAAATCCTCAGCCGATACCACCGTCCTCACAGGAACGGAAAACAGCGCTATCGCAAAGGGTGAGAGCATTACGCTCACTCTCCCCGAAAGCACTGATATTGATTCAATACAGACCGACAGCTTCACCTATACCTATAAGATGAATCCTGTGCTGTTCATAACGCTTCTGCTCGGAGTTACCGTGGCGGCTGTAGCTATGATAATCCCCGGTGTCAGCGGTTCGTTTGTAATGGTACTGCTCGGTTTATACACCACGGTCATCGGTGCAATAAAGAGCCTTGACTTTATGATACTGATACCGACAGCTATCGGTGTCTTTATCGGCATTGTATTTGGTGCAAAGCTGATTTCGGCGCTTATGAAGCGCTATTCTCTGCTTGTTTACAGTGCAATTATGGGACTTGTAATAGGTTCACTGTATGCTGTGTTCCCTGACGGCTTCGGCTTCAACCTTGAAACACTCGCAGGTGTAGCAGCCCTTATTGTAGGCGGAGCGATAGCTGTGCTTGTAGGAAAGAATACAGAAGTAGAACAGCAGTAACGCTGTCAAAAGAACAGAAATATATCCGTCGGCTCGAAAACGGTCGGCGGATATTTGTTTTACCTCGTTTTGCTTTTATACGAGGTTGACCTGTAGGCAAAATCGGGGTATAATATAATAAAAAACTGCGAGGTAATAATGGAGTACTTTTACGACCTTTTGTTCTATTTTGCAATATACTCGTTTGCCGGCTGGTGCGGAGAGGTTGTCTTTGCAACTGTGCGGCACGGAAAGTTTGTAAACCGTGGAATGCTGCACGGCGCTTATTGTCCTATATACGGCTTCGGGCTGATAACGGTCATCGTCTGCCTTACCCCGATAAAAGATTCATGGCTGCTGCTTTTTGCCGGCTCTGCCGTTCTTACGACCGTGCTTGAATTTATAACGGGCTTTGTGCTTGATAAGCTATTCGGCAGACGCTGGTGGGACTACAGCGACAAGAAGTTCAACATCGGCGGTTACATCTGTCCGCAGTTCACGGTTGTGTGGGGGCTTGCCTGCCTGCTTATAATGAAGGTGGTACAGCCTGCGATAGCTTTTGCCGTAGGGCTTATCTGGAAGCCTGTCGGCATAGCGGCACTGTGCCTGTTCTATGCGGCAATAATAACAGACGTTATACTGACCTTCCCCGAGGTAAAGAAGCTGAGGAACGAAATCAGGCTTATAGACGACCTTGAAAAACAGCTTACCGCCGTATCCGACGCTATCGGTTCAGATTTGTCCGATAAGACTGCGCAGGCTGTGGAATTTACAAAGGAACACAGAATCACAGCGGAAGAAATGCAAAGAAAGGCGGATATGTTCAAAGCTAAGCTGGAAACAGCCTCAGACAGCGCTAAACAACGTAATTCGGAACGCCTGAGTGAATTAAAGGGCAATGCTTCGGAACGCAGGGAGGAGCTTACAGCACGCTTTAACGAGCTTAACGAAAAGCTGTCAGAGCTTAAAGCAAAGCATAAACGTCTTTACAAGGCATTCCCGTCACTTAAATACGGCAGAAAAAAGCTGAAAAAAGTAATTTCAAAAAAGAAGTAATCAAAGAGCCGTCGGTCTTTTTCAGTCCGACGGCTCTTTTCTTATTGCTTGTTTATAAATTTGTCTATAATGTATTTCGGCCTTGCCTTTACTTCGGTATAAATCTTTCCGATATATTCACCGACAATGCCAAGTGCCATTATCTGAAGTCCGCTTAAGAACCATATCGAGCACATAAGCGAGCTCCAGCCTGCTTCGGTATTTCCAAGGCAATTCTGCACAATAGCGTATATTATCATCGCTACGCTGACAAGAAACACTAAAAATCCGACTACGGTAACAAGCCTTATCGGTTTTACCGAAAAGCTGGTGATACCGTCAAACGCAAAAGCAAGCATCTTTTTAAGCGGATACTTCGATTCTCCGGCAAAACGCTCACTGCGTTCATAATATACTATGTCGCTCTTGAAGCCTATCTGCTTTACTATGCCTCTGAGGAACAGATTGACCTCCTTAAACTGTGACAGTGCTTCAAGCGCACGCTTCGATATAAGTCTGTAATCGGCGTGGTTGTCGATTATATCGACACCGAGAAGCCGCATCAGCTTATAGAACATTCCTGCTGTTCCACGCTTGAAAACAGTGTCCTTCTTTCTTGAAGAAC
This window of the [Eubacterium] siraeum genome carries:
- a CDS encoding cation-transporting P-type ATPase; translated protein: MAQFLNFKGDYNGLSEKKASDNLNMYGNNIFTETEDKSFKAYHYLLDPTAVLLLISGLLQIFTLSQYVTGIMCIIMAIAQTVTLCVICQKNNENIRNRTLSAKMKYRVVRDGILQLIPAAELVPDDIIIVQGGEIVPADAHILEYVGLTVDESRFTGDNTPVQKHDGADPKATGLKKSCIYAGTRVLNGSAVARVVATGEDTYRARQGEKHGKAADPNFSRYEKTCVKLRLPLAVAAILLCVIGTLSQILTGRTDNVTGVIVSACGWLICMFMPFVELYIRMYNMNFVRRAELKGAVIKNLTVPEKLNSLSVLVIDKSAVVAPNTLEVAGVYSKDTDLMTTVTVLACDKDEPTLAEQAFLLNAALGGTDVATVKRNELTAQFPYNDADRIGGNIYNMGGTHLVCVKGAVEKVTGLCNMSPEEMFRITARAAALAKRGLEVWTVAYYIIPEGEEIPKSLYAVQYNYMGLVSFMNATRDMIPLALQGCKRAGVRLVLTSSDSPETASSMGKKIGLSDAGMISGDEIAESTVTGEPLDYKKAEIFCRVNAAQRVDIIEKLKEAGETVATVGYSDSDYDLVAHADLGITSLENTTGSVYEASGLIVRDDNFSSVVEMIKEARQLHRNIKRCIFILLSTLIAFACTSLADMITGYGIITPMLAAVLTAAVIPLCCTGFRNVKSDIKGNMTPSGFISQGKPDKKFFIRSAVCGLICGAISALFLTLAGGVMSAQQVSSVMLTLLTVMTGAMCLVVTDKRTGAFKNGAIPKYMTVTAAVTSVTSILLPYIPFINSLFGFAVPNPLASIAAVLAGVTLPAGLQIKKYLNK
- a CDS encoding DUF368 domain-containing protein, whose translation is MISHLLNIVYGIVFGVANVIPGVSGGTMMVVFGVYDKVVDVLTLKLSAIKKNIRFIVFFGIGAVIGILGFSFVITWLFDNFPVATNMFFMGLIIGSIPLIYRNMTVGGRKITPKCLFAFIPALALVVGMTYINKLPQNESFTVNAVHNATDCTVTITNNGSYDIKSNWQLKVNGKVEGELTGCVVKKSSADTTVLTGTENSAIAKGESITLTLPESTDIDSIQTDSFTYTYKMNPVLFITLLLGVTVAAVAMIIPGVSGSFVMVLLGLYTTVIGAIKSLDFMILIPTAIGVFIGIVFGAKLISALMKRYSLLVYSAIMGLVIGSLYAVFPDGFGFNLETLAGVAALIVGGAIAVLVGKNTEVEQQ
- a CDS encoding glycosyltransferase family 2 protein, which codes for MTEYNDILYIVVPCYNEEEVLHETSKRLKEKMTTLINDRKISDKSRVLFVDDGSKDRTWEIIEELHEGDDLFSGLKLSRNKGHQNALLAGLMTAKDLADISISMDADLQDDINVVDKFVDKYHEGCDIVYGVRSSRKKDTVFKRGTAGMFYKLMRLLGVDIIDNHADYRLISKRALEALSQFKEVNLFLRGIVKQIGFKSDIVYYERSERFAGESKYPLKKMLAFAFDGITSFSVKPIRLVTVVGFLVFLVSVAMIIYAIVQNCLGNTEAGWSSLMCSIWFLSGLQIMALGIVGEYIGKIYTEVKARPKYIIDKFINKQ